In Pseudofrankia saprophytica, one genomic interval encodes:
- a CDS encoding enoyl-CoA hydratase-related protein yields MRGNEVGTPPERSSDGAASDTPDSHAPGSDAPGSDDTPSNGDVAVVADGPVLLHVGTDGVGVVTLNRPDRRNGWNPDMELRYFEALEQVDRDPRIRVAVVTGAGRTFCPGVDSGRLDGIASGGLDLSGRRSPVRAWALRKPLVAAINGACAGMGLVQALLCDVRFAARGARFTTAFARRGLAGEFGATWLLPRLVGAERAADLLLSARVFDADEALALGLVSRVVEPAELLAAARAYAADIAANCSPASLALIRHQLHADQQSDLETALRRSYRAMAVAVTGPDFREGLDSFTQKRPPAFPPLADDLDPAAVTGAGLPELDVVPQQALDS; encoded by the coding sequence ATGAGAGGGAACGAGGTGGGGACGCCACCCGAACGATCATCGGATGGCGCGGCCAGCGACACCCCCGACAGCCACGCCCCCGGCAGCGATGCCCCGGGCAGCGACGACACACCGAGCAACGGCGACGTCGCGGTCGTGGCGGACGGGCCGGTGCTGCTGCACGTCGGCACGGACGGGGTCGGCGTCGTCACGCTGAACCGCCCGGACCGGCGCAACGGCTGGAACCCGGACATGGAGCTTCGCTACTTCGAGGCGCTCGAGCAGGTCGACCGTGACCCGCGGATCCGGGTCGCGGTCGTCACCGGCGCGGGCAGGACCTTCTGCCCGGGTGTCGACAGCGGCCGTCTTGACGGGATCGCCAGCGGCGGCCTGGACCTGTCCGGCCGCCGCTCGCCGGTGCGGGCCTGGGCGTTGCGCAAGCCACTCGTCGCGGCCATCAACGGCGCGTGCGCCGGTATGGGTCTCGTCCAGGCGCTGCTGTGCGACGTCCGGTTCGCCGCGCGCGGTGCCCGGTTCACCACCGCGTTCGCCCGCCGTGGCCTGGCCGGCGAGTTCGGCGCCACCTGGCTGCTGCCCAGGCTGGTGGGGGCGGAGCGGGCGGCGGACCTGTTGCTGTCCGCACGGGTCTTCGACGCCGACGAGGCCCTCGCGCTCGGGCTGGTGAGCAGGGTCGTCGAGCCGGCGGAGCTCCTGGCGGCGGCGCGCGCCTACGCCGCCGACATCGCCGCGAACTGTTCGCCGGCTTCCCTGGCGCTCATCCGCCACCAGTTGCACGCCGACCAGCAGAGCGACCTCGAGACGGCACTGCGTCGCTCCTACCGGGCGATGGCTGTCGCCGTCACGGGCCCCGACTTCCGCGAGGGGCTGGACAGTTTCACGCAGAAACGCCCCCCGGCGTTCCCACCGCTGGCCGACGACCTCGACCCGGCCGCGGTGACCGGCGCCGGGCTGCCCGAGCTCGACGTCGTCCCGCAGCAGGCCCTGGATTCCTGA
- a CDS encoding ABC transporter substrate-binding protein, with the protein MTVVLSAPSDSQKSDASSRRLRRRPRRDPSISRSWDARPAPRTLSRSRRGASRPTALATALVAVLAAGCASSGGGAGSSAVASCNTPGFTDDSIQLGFVYPDTGAGAASLTAAKGGFIARIEEANAAGGIHGRKLVYTWRDDASEPAQNLEIVRDLTENQKVFGFVEASIAAAQGADYLREHGIPATGIPAEPFWTDQRYRNMFAYAYVFSDGPSVSTFGDFAKAQGGTRAAVIQNDVTSSGNDIGSKISASLVSAGIQMAPGHFIFNGNVTNPVQLGQQLKQAGVDVVSAAFAGTDLAEVVRGIREAGAPVKVVLAPSGYDKSLVNQYGKTLSGLTAAVNYVPFEIGGAAHQKYLSAMSSYAPELQPPDQELAFVTYILTDLFLYGLDKAGSCPTRAQFIDTLRASKFDAGGLLPGPVDMTKDWGQIATCYTFMRVNDAGTGYEVVPSSDPANRNRWCGHRLEQ; encoded by the coding sequence GTGACGGTGGTGCTCAGCGCGCCCAGCGACTCCCAGAAAAGCGACGCCTCCTCACGGCGCCTCCGGCGGCGGCCGCGCCGCGACCCGTCGATCTCCCGCTCGTGGGATGCGCGGCCCGCCCCGAGGACCCTGTCCAGGTCCCGGCGCGGCGCGTCGCGGCCCACGGCGCTGGCCACCGCCCTGGTCGCGGTGCTGGCCGCGGGCTGCGCGTCCTCCGGCGGCGGCGCGGGCAGCAGCGCGGTCGCCAGCTGCAACACTCCCGGCTTCACCGACGACTCGATCCAGCTGGGCTTCGTCTACCCCGACACCGGCGCCGGCGCCGCCTCGCTGACCGCCGCCAAGGGCGGGTTCATCGCGCGGATCGAGGAGGCGAACGCGGCCGGCGGGATCCACGGTCGCAAGCTCGTCTACACCTGGCGCGACGACGCCAGCGAGCCCGCCCAGAACCTCGAGATCGTCCGCGACCTGACCGAGAACCAGAAGGTCTTCGGGTTCGTCGAGGCGTCCATCGCCGCCGCCCAGGGCGCCGACTACCTGCGCGAGCACGGCATCCCGGCGACAGGGATTCCGGCGGAGCCGTTCTGGACGGACCAGCGGTATCGCAACATGTTCGCCTACGCATACGTGTTCAGCGACGGCCCGTCGGTCTCGACGTTCGGCGACTTCGCGAAGGCTCAGGGCGGCACCAGGGCGGCCGTGATCCAGAACGACGTCACCTCGTCCGGCAACGACATCGGATCGAAGATCAGTGCCAGCCTGGTGTCGGCGGGCATCCAGATGGCGCCCGGTCATTTCATCTTCAACGGGAACGTCACCAACCCGGTCCAGCTCGGCCAGCAGCTGAAGCAGGCCGGGGTCGACGTGGTGAGCGCCGCCTTCGCCGGCACCGACCTGGCCGAGGTCGTCCGCGGCATCCGTGAGGCCGGCGCGCCGGTGAAGGTCGTGCTCGCGCCCAGCGGCTACGACAAGTCACTGGTCAACCAGTACGGCAAGACGCTCAGCGGGCTGACCGCGGCCGTCAACTACGTCCCGTTCGAGATCGGCGGCGCGGCCCACCAGAAGTACCTGTCGGCGATGAGCAGCTACGCGCCCGAGCTCCAGCCGCCCGACCAGGAGCTCGCGTTCGTCACCTACATCCTCACCGACCTGTTCCTCTACGGTCTCGACAAGGCCGGGTCCTGCCCGACCCGCGCCCAGTTCATCGACACCCTGCGCGCCAGCAAGTTCGACGCCGGCGGCCTGCTGCCCGGTCCGGTCGACATGACCAAGGACTGGGGCCAGATCGCCACCTGCTACACCTTCATGCGCGTGAACGACGCCGGCACCGGCTACGAGGTCGTCCCAAGCTCCGACCCCGCCAACCGCAACCGCTGGTGCGGCCACCGGCTGGAGCAGTAG
- a CDS encoding ABC transporter substrate-binding protein — protein sequence MILLRSRRARAGLAGVAALVAAVTFASCSSTTDNGTSSAPVDLGKPMDAAAASKLAIEKAGPIEFATGDTVRGVNGKVITIGGVADVKDTTGIENFPGVCDGAKARFERANREGGVNGYTFSYAGCTDSGADPTTSKDAVTEMVEDKKVFGLVPFTATVSTVGDYLNDKHVPYFGWGISNDYCGWNNRQFGFSVTQAIACAGVLPGQTFYSSAGLESYLTGSGKKPADVSAAFIGSSVAAGASSVKSFAKMAVGLGMKAPYAKTPIPGPGAPPLSDYTPIARDIIASGANLVASTTPPAQIFPLVAALRSSGYTGDVLIYFADPRLAPLADQLDKAYAMTPNFGSGVFPSDTFKQIDADLKAVGSQADASASGTLTSYGAADLFLKAFAKINGSVTTEALAKVLNSGFDYPALGNALCGSTWPAGRVLGNDCAALVRFDGAKKAIVPIKDLQTFGHEYLFSAA from the coding sequence GTGATCTTGTTGCGTTCACGTCGGGCGCGGGCCGGGTTGGCCGGCGTCGCGGCGCTGGTGGCCGCGGTCACGTTCGCCTCGTGTAGCTCCACCACCGACAACGGCACCTCCTCGGCACCCGTGGACCTGGGTAAGCCGATGGACGCCGCCGCGGCCAGCAAGCTGGCGATCGAGAAGGCGGGGCCGATCGAGTTCGCGACCGGCGACACGGTCCGCGGCGTGAACGGCAAGGTCATCACGATCGGTGGCGTCGCCGACGTCAAGGACACGACCGGTATCGAGAACTTCCCGGGCGTGTGCGACGGCGCGAAGGCGCGGTTCGAACGTGCCAACCGCGAGGGCGGGGTGAACGGCTACACCTTCTCCTACGCGGGCTGTACCGACAGCGGTGCCGATCCCACGACGTCCAAGGACGCCGTGACCGAGATGGTCGAGGACAAGAAGGTCTTCGGTCTGGTGCCCTTCACCGCGACGGTCTCCACCGTCGGGGACTACCTCAACGACAAGCACGTGCCCTACTTCGGCTGGGGCATCTCGAACGACTACTGCGGCTGGAACAACCGCCAGTTCGGCTTCTCCGTCACCCAGGCGATCGCCTGCGCGGGTGTGCTGCCCGGGCAGACGTTCTACTCGTCCGCCGGTCTGGAGAGCTACCTGACGGGCTCGGGCAAGAAGCCGGCTGACGTGAGTGCCGCGTTCATCGGGTCGAGCGTCGCGGCCGGGGCGAGCTCCGTGAAGAGCTTCGCGAAGATGGCCGTCGGGCTGGGGATGAAGGCCCCCTACGCCAAGACCCCGATCCCGGGGCCCGGGGCGCCGCCGCTGTCGGACTACACGCCGATCGCCCGCGACATCATCGCCAGCGGCGCGAACCTGGTCGCGTCGACGACCCCGCCGGCCCAGATCTTCCCGCTCGTGGCCGCGCTGCGGTCGTCGGGCTACACCGGCGACGTCCTGATCTACTTCGCCGACCCGCGACTCGCGCCGCTGGCCGACCAGCTCGACAAGGCGTACGCGATGACGCCGAACTTCGGCTCGGGCGTCTTCCCGAGCGACACCTTCAAGCAGATCGACGCCGACCTGAAGGCCGTCGGCTCGCAGGCGGACGCCAGCGCCTCCGGGACGCTGACCTCCTACGGTGCCGCGGACCTGTTCCTCAAGGCCTTCGCGAAGATCAACGGCTCGGTCACCACCGAGGCCCTCGCCAAGGTCCTCAACTCCGGCTTCGACTACCCCGCGCTGGGCAACGCGCTGTGCGGCTCCACCTGGCCCGCCGGGCGCGTCCTGGGCAACGACTGCGCCGCGCTCGTCCGGTTCGACGGGGCGAAGAAGGCCATCGTCCCCATCAAGGACCTCCAGACCTTCGGCCACGAATACCTGTTCTCGGCCGCGTAA
- a CDS encoding ABC transporter permease subunit — MDKFVSLILSGGVSGAIYSLLAIGLVLNYQTARIFNFGHGATAFSTAFLFYQLNTGLGWSKWAALVVTVFLFAPAAGWMWDRLVFRRLAGAGEAAATVASVGILITMPALVQWLCDVLRGTFGVGFVDTSTAYVVPGIGPNPPRNFRVTSGLVISSNQLIALVVALVAFVGLWLLLRFTALGLRMRAAVDKPELVRLRGTNTNTTSGVAWVLSFFLAGLAGVLAAPLPGTFGLTGDNYTLALFVAATAAVIAGLRSFPIAFLAGLLIGAARNLAEGYVSGQYLGSFGSWVEGVYGLRSSLPYWVLIVALVVVGMERRRRVAGTASEAAPPPDYLADLPRWRRHLPWVIAGAVLLIYGLFLADSTWRTIVLSGLALAIVFMSFTVVTGIGGMVSLAQSTFVTVAALSAGWAVGHGWPFLLALLLGMAAATAIGVVVALPALRLGGVALTLATLALALLGFSVLFNIAGFTNGTEGWKLAFPSVGSVDFADDRVMVVVLFAVVLAVAAVVGNLERSASGRAMAAVRSSAPGAAASGVPLAATKLTIFGVSAALAGLGGVLLACVQGTARGFSWPPIMGFLWLATVVIFGVRRPQGAVVAGLVSVALPRVISHGLHLGSVGWGGTTSPVVAQILFGLGAIGLAQQPEGALASVSGLRHRRRLATRPAVASDAAAAVPAQGTAATASPALATPARGPVAAPPTGPALLELRGVRAGYGDVEVLHGLDLTVAPGGVLTLLGANGAGKSTLCRTVAGLTSGVGGQVMFRGEDVTHAPAHERSRMGIVLVPESRGVFPSLTVEENLQLWLREQALRESVYDRFPNLAERRGVEAGNLSGGEQQMLSLAPFIARPPALLLADEPTLGLSVKVAGEVLAALRVLRDEGTTLILVEEKAQEVLTLADQVGALSLGRLQWVRAAADVDLDELTSAYLGGAATV, encoded by the coding sequence ATGGACAAGTTCGTCAGCCTAATTCTGAGCGGCGGCGTTTCCGGCGCCATCTACTCGCTGCTCGCCATCGGCCTGGTACTGAACTACCAGACGGCCAGGATCTTCAACTTCGGTCACGGCGCGACGGCCTTCTCGACCGCGTTCCTCTTCTACCAGCTGAACACGGGGCTCGGCTGGTCGAAGTGGGCCGCGCTCGTCGTGACGGTGTTCCTGTTCGCGCCGGCGGCGGGGTGGATGTGGGACCGGCTGGTGTTTCGCCGGCTGGCGGGTGCGGGCGAGGCGGCCGCGACGGTCGCGAGCGTCGGGATCCTCATCACGATGCCGGCGTTGGTGCAGTGGCTGTGTGACGTGCTGCGCGGGACGTTCGGGGTCGGGTTCGTCGACACCTCGACGGCGTACGTGGTTCCGGGGATCGGGCCGAACCCGCCGCGGAACTTCCGGGTCACGTCAGGGCTGGTCATCAGCTCGAACCAGCTGATCGCGTTGGTGGTCGCGCTGGTCGCGTTCGTGGGTCTGTGGCTGCTGCTGCGGTTCACGGCGCTCGGGCTGCGGATGCGGGCGGCGGTCGACAAGCCGGAGCTGGTGCGGCTGCGGGGGACGAACACGAACACGACCTCCGGCGTGGCCTGGGTGCTCAGCTTCTTCCTGGCGGGGCTCGCCGGCGTGCTCGCGGCGCCGCTGCCGGGCACGTTCGGACTGACCGGGGACAACTACACGCTGGCGTTGTTCGTGGCGGCGACCGCCGCGGTGATCGCCGGGTTGCGGTCGTTCCCGATCGCGTTTCTGGCCGGGCTGCTCATCGGCGCCGCCCGCAACCTGGCCGAGGGGTATGTCAGCGGCCAGTACCTGGGCTCCTTCGGCTCCTGGGTCGAGGGCGTCTACGGGCTGCGGTCGTCGCTGCCGTACTGGGTGCTGATCGTCGCCCTGGTCGTCGTCGGCATGGAGCGGCGCCGGCGGGTGGCGGGGACCGCCAGCGAGGCCGCCCCGCCGCCGGACTACCTCGCGGACCTGCCGCGGTGGCGCCGGCACCTGCCATGGGTCATCGCCGGCGCCGTCCTGCTGATCTACGGGCTGTTCCTCGCCGACAGCACGTGGCGCACGATCGTGTTGTCCGGGCTGGCGCTGGCGATCGTGTTCATGTCGTTCACGGTCGTGACCGGGATCGGCGGCATGGTCAGCCTGGCGCAGTCGACCTTCGTCACGGTCGCGGCCCTGTCCGCCGGCTGGGCGGTGGGGCACGGCTGGCCGTTCCTGCTGGCCCTGCTGCTCGGCATGGCCGCGGCGACGGCGATCGGAGTCGTGGTCGCGCTGCCGGCGCTGCGGCTGGGGGGAGTCGCGCTCACGCTGGCGACGCTCGCCCTGGCGCTGCTGGGCTTCTCGGTGCTGTTCAACATCGCCGGTTTCACCAACGGCACGGAGGGTTGGAAGCTCGCGTTCCCGTCGGTCGGGTCGGTGGACTTCGCCGACGACCGGGTCATGGTCGTTGTGCTGTTCGCGGTGGTGCTGGCGGTCGCGGCGGTCGTCGGGAACCTGGAGCGCTCGGCGTCGGGACGGGCGATGGCGGCCGTGCGGTCCAGCGCGCCGGGTGCGGCGGCCAGCGGCGTGCCGCTCGCCGCGACCAAGCTGACTATCTTCGGGGTGTCGGCGGCGCTGGCGGGTCTCGGCGGGGTGCTGCTCGCCTGCGTCCAGGGCACCGCGCGGGGCTTCTCCTGGCCGCCGATCATGGGCTTCCTCTGGCTCGCGACCGTGGTGATCTTCGGGGTCCGCCGCCCGCAGGGCGCGGTGGTGGCCGGCCTGGTGTCGGTCGCGCTGCCGCGGGTGATCAGCCATGGCCTGCACCTGGGGTCGGTGGGCTGGGGCGGGACGACGTCGCCGGTGGTCGCGCAGATCCTGTTCGGGCTCGGCGCGATCGGCCTGGCCCAGCAGCCCGAGGGCGCGCTGGCCTCGGTCTCCGGGCTGAGGCATCGTCGCCGGCTCGCCACCCGCCCGGCGGTCGCGTCCGACGCCGCCGCGGCTGTGCCTGCCCAGGGAACGGCCGCGACGGCGTCGCCGGCACTCGCCACGCCCGCCCGCGGGCCGGTGGCCGCCCCGCCCACGGGTCCGGCGCTGCTCGAGCTGCGCGGGGTGCGGGCCGGGTACGGCGACGTCGAGGTTCTCCACGGCCTGGACCTGACGGTCGCGCCGGGCGGCGTCCTGACGTTGCTGGGGGCCAACGGCGCCGGCAAGAGCACGCTGTGCCGGACGGTCGCCGGGCTGACCTCCGGCGTCGGCGGTCAGGTGATGTTCCGGGGTGAGGACGTCACGCACGCGCCGGCGCACGAGCGTTCCCGGATGGGCATCGTGCTGGTGCCCGAGTCCCGTGGGGTCTTCCCCAGCCTGACGGTCGAGGAGAACCTCCAGCTGTGGCTGCGTGAGCAGGCCCTGCGGGAGAGCGTCTACGACCGTTTCCCGAACCTGGCCGAGCGGCGCGGGGTGGAGGCGGGCAACCTGTCCGGCGGTGAGCAGCAGATGCTCAGCCTGGCGCCCTTCATCGCGCGGCCGCCGGCGTTGCTGCTCGCCGACGAGCCGACGCTGGGGCTCTCGGTGAAGGTCGCCGGCGAGGTGCTCGCGGCGCTGCGGGTCCTGCGGGACGAGGGGACGACCCTGATCCTGGTCGAGGAGAAGGCGCAGGAGGTGCTGACCCTGGCCGACCAGGTCGGTGCCCTCTCCCTCGGCCGGTTGCAGTGGGTGCGCGCCGCCGCGGACGTCGATCTCGACGAGCTCACCTCCGCATATCTCGGCGGCGCGGCCACGGTCTGA
- a CDS encoding ABC transporter ATP-binding protein — translation MTPSEHLPALLQVEDVSISFGGIKAVDQVSFTLDRGCCGIIGPNGAGKTTLLDTLAGVLVPRAGRILLDGHDLTRRSSAWRAQHGIRRTFQRHQAFGWLTVEENLLVACEWRGRSRRIVADLLAARSSRRRRQAHTERIEHVLELCGLLPVRDRRAATLPIGQVRLMEFARAIVDEPRLLLLDEPTSGLGPADTERLGSVVTELTSKGECAAILVEHDLDFVVGLCDQLMVLTAGQVLTSGDPAEVCRDPRVVSAYIGKA, via the coding sequence TTGACCCCCTCGGAACACCTCCCTGCATTGCTGCAGGTGGAGGATGTCTCGATCAGCTTTGGCGGCATCAAGGCCGTCGATCAAGTGTCGTTCACCCTGGACCGTGGCTGTTGCGGGATCATCGGGCCCAATGGTGCCGGCAAGACGACCCTGCTGGACACCCTCGCCGGTGTCCTCGTGCCTCGCGCGGGGCGGATCCTGCTCGACGGCCACGACCTGACCAGGAGGTCGTCGGCCTGGCGGGCGCAGCATGGCATCCGGCGGACCTTCCAACGTCACCAGGCCTTCGGCTGGTTGACGGTCGAGGAGAACCTCCTGGTGGCGTGCGAGTGGCGTGGCCGGAGCCGGCGGATCGTGGCCGACCTGCTGGCGGCCCGGTCGTCGCGGCGCCGCCGGCAGGCGCACACGGAGCGCATCGAGCACGTCCTCGAGTTGTGTGGGCTGCTGCCGGTCCGTGACCGGCGGGCCGCGACACTGCCGATCGGGCAGGTGCGGCTGATGGAGTTCGCCCGGGCGATCGTCGACGAGCCGCGCCTGCTGCTGCTGGACGAGCCGACCTCCGGTCTCGGCCCCGCGGACACGGAACGTCTGGGCTCGGTCGTCACCGAGCTCACGTCGAAGGGCGAGTGCGCGGCGATTCTCGTCGAGCACGACCTCGACTTCGTCGTCGGGCTGTGCGATCAGCTGATGGTGCTCACCGCCGGCCAGGTCCTCACCAGTGGTGACCCGGCCGAGGTCTGCCGCGACCCCAGGGTCGTCTCCGCCTACATCGGGAAAGCGTAG
- a CDS encoding TetR/AcrR family transcriptional regulator codes for MASIPNASRGWQGETRAKRRGTGRTSRGRQTRDQLLDAARAVFERDGFLHARVADICDEAGTSHGSFYTYFVSKEEIFRKVVESVELDLLAVNAGTTDDPVERIRAANEHYLRTYAANAGIMRVIHQVATIDVDVWRIRFQRQDAFAHSIERRIRQFQHDHLADPDVEPAYAAQALGGMVAYFAELLFNSHDPVAFDTDKAVDELTRIWLNALGIRLPAAPAPAS; via the coding sequence ATGGCCTCCATTCCCAACGCCAGCCGCGGCTGGCAGGGAGAGACCAGAGCCAAACGGCGCGGCACCGGCCGCACCAGCCGCGGCCGACAAACCCGCGACCAACTCCTCGACGCCGCCCGGGCCGTCTTCGAACGCGACGGCTTCCTGCACGCCCGCGTCGCCGACATCTGCGACGAGGCCGGCACCTCACACGGCTCCTTCTACACCTACTTTGTTTCCAAAGAAGAAATCTTTCGCAAAGTCGTGGAGTCCGTCGAGCTCGACCTGCTCGCCGTCAACGCCGGCACCACGGACGACCCCGTAGAACGCATCCGCGCGGCGAACGAGCACTACCTGCGCACCTACGCCGCCAACGCCGGCATCATGCGCGTCATCCACCAGGTCGCCACCATCGACGTCGACGTCTGGCGCATCCGCTTCCAACGCCAGGACGCCTTCGCCCACAGCATCGAACGACGCATCCGCCAATTCCAACACGACCACCTCGCCGACCCCGACGTCGAACCCGCCTACGCAGCCCAAGCCCTCGGCGGCATGGTCGCCTACTTCGCCGAACTCCTCTTCAACTCCCACGACCCCGTCGCCTTCGACACCGACAAGGCCGTCGACGAACTCACCCGCATCTGGCTCAACGCCCTCGGCATCAGACTCCCCGCCGCGCCCGCGCCCGCGTCATAG
- a CDS encoding CaiB/BaiF CoA transferase family protein gives MSGPLDGVKVVELGVVVAGPACAGILLDWGAEVVKVEPPEGDPHRGNIITALFELDNRGKRSVCLDLKNEAAREVLLRLLAGADVLVTNLRLAALARLGLDYETLSARFPRLIYAAATGYGVTGEGADKPGYDMGAYWSRAGIAFALTQEGTPPPVSRPGMGDHPTAMALAAGVCAALVEQRTHGRGQFVTTSLLRTGAYTIGCDLASHARGQLATPGLSRMMYNPILAVYQAGDGHWFWLLGLQGARHWPGIARAIDRPELAEDPRYATMADLGRNRGEVLALLDEAFARQPLDHWAEVFARHDVWWDPVHSFDEVLADPFAHAAGVFRPVAVEDGEATGENDAATPTGERRVVTVATPVDFSSFQPGDAPRAPEIGEHTEEVLLGLGLDWSRIIALKDAGAIP, from the coding sequence ATGAGTGGGCCGCTGGACGGGGTGAAGGTGGTCGAGCTGGGGGTCGTGGTGGCCGGGCCGGCCTGCGCCGGGATTCTGCTCGACTGGGGCGCCGAGGTCGTCAAGGTGGAACCGCCGGAGGGCGACCCGCACCGCGGGAACATCATCACCGCGTTGTTCGAGCTGGACAACCGGGGGAAGCGCAGCGTCTGCCTCGACCTGAAGAACGAGGCCGCGCGCGAGGTGCTGTTACGACTGCTGGCGGGCGCGGACGTGCTGGTCACTAACCTGCGGCTGGCCGCGCTCGCCCGGCTTGGTCTGGACTACGAGACCCTGTCGGCGCGGTTTCCCCGGCTCATCTACGCCGCCGCGACCGGATACGGCGTGACCGGGGAGGGCGCGGACAAGCCCGGGTACGACATGGGCGCCTACTGGTCGCGCGCCGGGATCGCGTTCGCGCTCACGCAGGAGGGGACGCCGCCACCGGTCTCTCGGCCGGGCATGGGCGACCATCCGACCGCGATGGCGCTCGCGGCGGGGGTGTGCGCCGCTTTGGTCGAACAGCGGACGCATGGCCGCGGGCAGTTCGTGACCACGTCGCTGCTGCGGACCGGTGCCTACACGATCGGTTGTGACCTGGCGAGCCACGCGCGGGGCCAGCTCGCGACTCCAGGGCTGAGCCGGATGATGTACAACCCGATTCTCGCCGTCTACCAGGCCGGCGACGGCCACTGGTTCTGGCTGCTCGGGCTGCAGGGCGCCCGGCACTGGCCGGGCATCGCCCGGGCGATCGACCGCCCCGAGCTGGCCGAGGACCCGCGGTACGCCACCATGGCGGACCTGGGCAGGAACCGGGGTGAGGTGCTCGCGCTGCTCGACGAGGCGTTCGCGCGCCAACCGCTCGACCACTGGGCGGAGGTCTTCGCGCGCCATGACGTCTGGTGGGATCCGGTGCACTCCTTCGACGAGGTGCTCGCCGACCCGTTCGCCCACGCGGCCGGCGTCTTCCGGCCCGTCGCCGTCGAGGACGGTGAGGCGACCGGCGAGAACGACGCCGCGACGCCGACCGGCGAACGCCGGGTCGTCACCGTCGCGACCCCGGTCGACTTCTCCTCGTTCCAGCCCGGCGACGCCCCGCGCGCGCCGGAGATCGGCGAGCACACGGAGGAGGTGCTCCTCGGCCTTGGCCTCGACTGGTCGCGGATCATCGCCCTGAAGGACGCGGGCGCCATTCCGTAG
- a CDS encoding NAD-dependent epimerase/dehydratase family protein, whose translation MVDTQLVMGASGFLGSHVTRQLVERGDDVRVWIRRTSSTQAFEDLPVERHYGDLTDDDAMRAAMTGVDTVHYCVVDTRAWLRDPAPLFATNVDGLRHALDAAVEAKVRRFVFCSTVGTIGLSTDGGPADEDDPHTWQHLGGPYIQARVAAEDLVLSYHRERGLPAIVMCVSTTYGAPDFGSPHGQMVSEAAHGKMPVHFGDAAMEVVGIKDAARAFLLAAEKGRVGERYIISERYMSWKELLTTAAAAVDAKPPRFGIPLPAMKVVGRVGDVAGRVLRRDIPMTTVSVRLMHFMPPLDHGKATRELDWHPSPTPDAVREAAKFYVEQRRESAG comes from the coding sequence GTGGTCGACACACAGCTGGTCATGGGAGCTAGCGGCTTCCTCGGTTCACACGTCACGCGGCAGCTGGTGGAGCGCGGCGACGACGTTCGGGTGTGGATTCGTCGGACCAGCTCGACGCAGGCCTTCGAGGACCTGCCCGTGGAACGGCACTACGGCGACCTGACCGACGACGACGCGATGCGCGCGGCGATGACCGGCGTGGACACCGTGCACTACTGCGTCGTCGACACCCGGGCCTGGCTACGCGACCCCGCACCGCTGTTCGCGACGAACGTCGACGGCCTGCGGCACGCGCTGGACGCCGCGGTCGAGGCGAAGGTGCGGCGCTTCGTCTTCTGCAGCACGGTGGGCACGATCGGCCTGTCGACGGACGGCGGTCCGGCCGACGAGGACGATCCGCACACCTGGCAGCACCTGGGCGGCCCGTACATCCAGGCCCGCGTCGCCGCCGAGGACCTCGTCCTGAGCTACCACCGCGAGCGGGGACTCCCCGCCATCGTCATGTGCGTGTCGACGACCTACGGCGCGCCCGACTTCGGCTCGCCGCACGGCCAGATGGTGTCCGAGGCCGCGCACGGCAAGATGCCGGTCCACTTCGGCGACGCCGCGATGGAGGTCGTCGGCATCAAGGACGCCGCCCGCGCGTTCCTGCTCGCGGCGGAGAAGGGACGCGTCGGCGAGCGCTACATCATCAGCGAGCGCTACATGTCCTGGAAGGAACTGCTGACGACCGCGGCCGCGGCGGTGGACGCGAAGCCCCCGCGCTTCGGCATCCCGCTGCCCGCGATGAAGGTGGTCGGCCGCGTCGGCGACGTGGCCGGGCGCGTGCTGCGCCGTGACATCCCGATGACCACCGTCAGCGTCCGGCTCATGCATTTCATGCCGCCACTCGACCACGGCAAGGCCACCAGGGAGCTCGACTGGCATCCGTCCCCGACGCCGGACGCCGTCCGGGAAGCCGCGAAGTTCTACGTCGAGCAGCGGCGCGAGAGCGCCGGCTGA
- a CDS encoding antibiotic biosynthesis monooxygenase family protein, whose protein sequence is MTVVKINAIEVPEGAGPELEKRFANRLHAVDGQPGFVSFELLRPVKGDNRYFVVTHWDSEESFQAWLTGPAMEAHSGERARPVASGSSLLEFEVVQRSVAGGS, encoded by the coding sequence GTGACTGTCGTGAAGATCAATGCGATCGAGGTTCCCGAGGGCGCGGGCCCCGAGCTGGAGAAGCGGTTCGCGAACCGGCTGCACGCGGTGGACGGGCAGCCAGGCTTCGTGTCGTTCGAGCTGCTGCGGCCGGTGAAGGGCGACAACCGGTACTTCGTCGTGACGCACTGGGACAGCGAGGAGTCGTTCCAGGCGTGGCTCACCGGGCCGGCCATGGAGGCGCACTCGGGGGAGCGCGCCCGCCCGGTGGCGTCCGGCTCGTCCCTGCTGGAGTTCGAGGTCGTCCAGCGCTCGGTGGCGGGCGGCTCCTGA